The Phaseolus vulgaris cultivar G19833 chromosome 10, P. vulgaris v2.0, whole genome shotgun sequence DNA window atatatttacaatctaataatttaataattctattctaacctaaaaagtaacataatataaatttaaattaaaaataaaaataaatacaaaatatacaaattaataacactaaaaaaatattaaaaaaaaaattaaaacaccaCCAACCTTGTGCGTGAAGGCAACGGTGGTGGTGAAGAGCAGCAACAACGGCTAGCAGCAGCGAAGAACCAAAGGAGGCACTGAAAACAACCAATGAAGACAACGATGGTGGAAGGCAATGAAATAGTAGGCAATGAAAACCTTTACCAACAATGGAGAACAGAAATGAATaacagaaacaaaaaaaaagaaacaaataagcaatGGTGAGTGAATGACAGAGAgcttgaagatgaagaagaagcagagaGAAACAAAGAAGGAAGACGAAGCAGGAGAAGACAAAGGAAATACGAAAGTGTAACTAGTGCGCTATGAATTAGGGTAATTAAATGAGTGTAAAATAGCGGCTCTGAGGTAAATTCATCGTTTTAGACCAAAGTGTTTGGCAGTAAAAGCGTTGTGAATGTATTATCGTAAATGcgctttttgcactagtgagcTAAAGCCTCtaaaaataatgatttaatCTAAGGTATGTGTTTCATTAAAGGTAAAAATATACTACATGGTTTAGCTGCTACTAAATCACTTATTTCTAGTGATTGTGTTCAATACCTTGAATTTTTAGTCTCCTTTCTACATACTAGTTTTCATGAGTAAATTAGTAACTACTAATAAAGTCTATCTATATTGTCCTCTGTTAGTTGGAAATAGGAAATAGAAAATTCcttgtaaatttaatttttctatctTTGTCACATCTAGATGTAATCTTGGGCATGGATTGATTATCTTCTAATCAAGTCCTTCTCAATTACTGTCCATAACCGTCGTCACTCATAAACTACGATTTTGGCTATTATCGCAGTCTATAATGGGTCCATGTAACAAATAGTAGAAGACCCATAGGAGGGTATATATGACGCATACCCTTCTTTGggtcttatatatttttatttcatgtacaATATAGATGACCATTCTGTTACTAACGTTCGCTTAAAGTTGTTTGATCGTCATCTATAATTCAAAACTATAAACTACAGTTCTAAAATCGTTGCCTAAGAACTTTACAAATTGTTGTATAAAAGCATTTTTTACAGAAGTGCTTATAACACTCCtgaaataatcaattaaatggTTTTATTGTATTTCCAAATACAAACAACaataacataattgattatcattatatttaatcaattagtcttatcacaaatattttataaattgtttttattgttttcttaagTTTAACAATTGTAAGTGCTATCAAACACTTTATAACATCTATTATGAAAtctttttttaaagttattatCTTAAGACAATTTGGTAACTTTATTgtaattctttttattataattttttttgaatattaGCAATATCATCTCTTTCCAAACTTTATTGTGATTCTTTTACACTTAAGTTTGGTTTTCTCATGAAATAGATTTCTTCATTAAATTGTATCTCTTTGAGAGATTTTCGAAATGTTTAGTTCATATATTGTGTTACTACATCATTTACATGTAAAGTGTGattttaatatgaatttattaagatagtgaaaacaatttttttcaaaattttgaactAATCTAAAATCTCGTATCATCTTTGTATCCCTTATTGCTTATATTTACATTCATgttatatttcttgattttggttAAACCATATTCTTCTAAATTGATAGTTTCAAGAAAAGGTTTTTAAAAATCTATTAGTATTTCAAGAAAATTTTAAGAGAACAATTCACTCATTATTTTGCACAACATGGTCTTATAAATGGTTTTCTTTATAGCTATTGTCCACATATATAATCAAACATTTTCTCAAGATGCTTCTATTAATAGAACCCTTTATTTAGAAGAGAAAGAAATTTTTTCCTAAATCCATCGATAAGGAAGTTAAGGATGAATAGGTGAATCTATCATTGCTTAACTTATAGTTTTAGCTTTGAAAGTTTTGGTGAATGAATATGCTATATAAATTAGATGTTTATTTTGTTAACACATTTTCTGTTTATAGGTCATCCTTTAGCTTTAGACACTGATgactttgttattttttttaacacaatttGTTTTAGCTTTACTTATTTGTTTAGATAGGATTTTGAACACTGTTTCCATTGATTTAAGAATGAAAATGGTCTTATTAAAAATCCAGTGCATGATAACCATGAATCCTAACAAATGATAAATCCAAAATGGATCATAATAAGGTGAAAGTCACTTAAAAAGGATagcaaaaaaaatgatattatattttacaattttttggTTGGTTGCCAAATTaagtttttatatgatttttattttgtttatgaccatttttattcaaatattagTTAAATTTCCTGACTTTTATGTAAGAGAATTTACTGAAACAAATTTCATgtctttgaattttttaaaaatggtttaaaattattttaaaattaaaaatcatcaTTGTTTTTGGAAGGGTAATAGAGACACGGAactgaaaaacaaaaaactaaaaaaaatgtaaaagataAACCAAATTTTCTTCATGGaatacctaattttttttctttatataccTAAAGTTAATACTTATTTTCGAAATTcacatttaatatttaatttttaaaattatatatatatatatatatatatatatatatataagtattaaTCATTAATATCTCTGGATAAAGTTGTTCACTCCTCTGAACCCAAAAACCTTAGTTTTCTCTCTCCTCAGAGGGCTAAATCACGTACAGATTCTAAAGCACAATTCCAATTGATAGTCATCATGTGGAAGTTTCCTCAGAAGGCTGAATCTCTTGGGGATGTTAAAGCACTATCGTTGGTCCTGCAAAATCATTTttcctctcttgatggtttggaaactacagatgttgtttcaaaattttgggttgaTCCTAATGAGATGGAGGAGGATGCTAGTGATACTGGGGAGGAAATAGTTTGCACTAAAAGAAAATTagggagaccacctaaggggactggTAAATCCAAAAAAACTGCAAATGTAGTTCTCTCTACAACGTCAGAATGAAGGTCTCCTCATTTTTTCTAGAAGGTTAGAGGACTAGGAAACCAAAAAAATGTGGAGATGTTGATTAGTTTACTTAAACTATATAAATCCCTCCTGATTTTTCTTGTTGAACCTATGATGTCGTACACTGATGCTTTCGACgtccttttcaaatctgttaatatgcattGGGTGGCTACGTatcctattgttaataaaactgctaagctttggtgtttgtcgattcctaatcttgtccaaaatttcttggtcaATGATAAGTTTATTTCTGTAACTTGTCTTTtgtatgataaatattttagctttgcaggtgtttaAGGTGTTAACACATACTTGGCTAAACGGTCtttgtggagggatcttagttccTTCAAAGGGCCTTGGTGTATTatgggagattttaatgttgtgctctTGGAAGATGATTATAgggggtggctcctaatcaggtttctagtaatgaattccttgattggattaatactaatgatcattcttgtatgccttttactggatcttgttatacttggtgtaatggaaGGAAATGGTTGCATAGAATTCATAGAAGACTAGATACGactttatgtaatggagtgtaTATGGATGAATGAGATTATTGTACTTAccaggttcttgttaaaaattattttaatcattcccctattcttgctagtcttgctagtaattcttttaGGAAGGTTAGCATTTTTCGTTTCTTTTTTATGTGGCTTAAGGACACTTCATGTTTGAatcttattcatgattcttaggctaataaggttgttggttgtcctatgtttattttgcaacattagttaaaaaggttgaaaattgagctCCAAGACtgaaataaaaattcttttggtaatgttcacaatgcagtTCTTCTTAAGTAAGGTCTAATCCTTGGTATTAAACAAAACTTAGAGACTGTTAGTTTGTCTGGTATTGATAGGCTTctctgtcaagaaaagattgctaaagaagagcttgatcatgctcttcactgtcaatatttgttttgaaaagAAAGGGCTACGATATTATGGTTCAAAGATGAAGATCGAAATACGACTTTTTTCCATGTTGTTGTCAAAAGGAAATAATTCTAGTAggattcatcgtctacggattgataatgaggttactAAGGATCCTAAACCCATTtaggatcatattttggactttcaTAAAAATCTTTATGTTCAGTCTCTTTTTAATGTTCTGGATACAAGTAATATAGAGGGTTTTATTGGTTCTTATATTCCTGAGCTAGTTTCCTCTGAGGaaaatatgatgttgattaaatgttctgattttttggaaatcaagactattgtttttaatcttaatggtaGTGCTCCATatcctgatggttttggtggtgtttctATCATTCTTGCAAGGACATTATTAGGAGAGATgtttgcaatgttgttcaacagttttttaaacaaaattgggttCTCCCTGGATTGAACAGTAATATGGTATCTCTTATTCTTAAGATTCAGGGTGTTGACTCAATTAAAGATTACATACTAATTActgttgctaatttcaaatttaagattatttccaagatattGACGAAAAGGCTTGCACTTGTGGTTGCTAGCATCATTTCTCCTAATAaatatgggtttgtgcagggtagacagattaaggattgcattggtattgcttctgaagctattatcatgctttctaaaaaggttagaggaggtaatgtggcttacaaagttgatattcataaagccttTGACACTTTGAGTTGgaagtttttattattagttttaacacgctttggttttcacccctcgtttgtTGGTTTgattagtacaattcttcgttcagctatgctttctatcaaAATAAATGGTAGTTTGGCAGGTTTTTTTTCCTTACAGTAGAAGTGtcagacaaggtgatcctttatctcctttacttttttgtctttcagaggaagttcttagtagaggtatctctaagcttgtgaatgataagaaaagTTTACATATGGCTAGTCTGCAAGGTTATCTCACTTCCACTTATATTTTATATGCTGATGACATATTTGTTTTTTGTAGTGGGGATATTAGTCTATTAgaattttgagtatttttcttaaaacacgtggtgatttttctggtcaatatgttaataactctaaaagtagttttttcaccatggataattttgtaagatttgtcaccaaaattcaacatattctttcttgtagtcatggttgtttgcctttcaattatttaagagtgtctatctttgttggtgctccaaagtgttgatttcttcaacctttggctgatagactcaaattgaagctagcatcttggaaaggtaaatctctaaGCAAGATGGGTCGAATTCATTTGGTCAATACGAtgattactggatttctagcttataactttaatatgtataaatggtcTATTTCACTTCTTAACCAAGTTAAGCAGtggtgtcaaaattttatttggactgagGATATTTTGAAAAAAGGCATAGTCACTATGAATTGAAATACGATTTTTTCTActcttgagaatggaggtttgaagattattaatcttcgtcatgaaaataatgcatatattcttaagcttgcttgaaATTTTTCTTATAGCAACAAGCCTTGGTCTTTGCTTTTGAAAGTcagagttcttaaatcaaaatacgagtttagaatggtttatagatcatCATCTCTTTGGCCTAGAATTAAGCAgctttattctactatacttgataaTACTTCTTAGACTGTTGGTACaagttcttttattattttatgaaatgataaatggtgttctactacttctttagcaaatattgcagggttatctatggtgttagcattccggatacagtctctcaattttggacagattgtgattggaatattcctttatccttacagcagatgcctcattttttaatcatatcatggttagagaggaacaagatattcctaattggattctagatgagtctagtcgtttcactcttaaatcggctaggaaaTTTTTCTTGGAATCAGAAGTTCCCTGTGGttagggtaaattcatttgttcttcatctattttgccttccaaaactctaatacagatcaacatattcagaataaaggtttgcatatatgttatATGTGTACACTTGGTAAAAAACATGAGAAatatattcaacatttattttttgaatgttctaatgctttgcatatttggagttgggttcgacaaatctttcttacttctcatttctctaataaggatgatcttctttcttttattaagattgatgatagtcctttggttaaattgattaagcttgttgtgataactttttctctttggatgatatggcgtatgaggaattatgttagattttaggataagattgaggtgcttagggctatttcggtaattaaaaaattaatttgtctAGTGGAAAAATTTGTCTAAAGCTTCAAGGAAGAATGatatatgttggatttcaatgaGATTAAGTTTATTagtattaatactcgtagtggtaaagttatTCGTCCTCTTTctgttagatgagagtttccttcaccaggttgggttaaaattaatacTGACGAGACTGCTAGGGGGTAtcttggtcttgctacttgtggagatATTTTTCGTAGGAGTATGGGGGAATTTATTGGTGTTTTctcgtttcttgaagttcagatgactatggttgttgagttttatggagttatacatgctatggaggaagctcaaaagataatgtttggcttgaatgtgattctgccttggtttgtgctgcattTACTACTAGGACTAATGTTTTGTGGATGTTttgtaatcgatggaatacttgtcttaattactgtagGAAAaccaggtttagggttactcatatttttcgtgaagggaatgtgtgtgcgGATTAGTtgtctaatttaggatttattcatagagaatcattttattggtataatagacttccatctagtctattcttagaattctttatgaatatgtatagtctacatatgtatcgtttttgttaacatgagTTTTGATCTAGTCcttccatatttttgtattttatttcttttttatttttttttaataatacttttttcatgtgataacaGATGATTCTTGTTACTTAAGGTGTCAGCGTAACTGAGATGTGAAGTTGTATGGTGATGcttaacatgaaagcttttataaaaagaaaatataaaaaagaattaaaaaaacgaatcatgtaaaagaaaacaatttatGAATACTAATAAAGCACTTTatgatttttcaaaacaaaatgtataaaaatgtaaaattatgaAGCAAAATAGGTGATCAATTTGTTAGAAGACCATATCTTCGATCTCAATATTTGTAAAGACATTTTGGTATTCAAATTACTCAAATTAAATGTAGTTAGGTTCAAGTTACGAATTAAAGATTcaaatattcattattttttatcttaaaaatattcatttatttatatttttaccaTGGATCCTTTTTCTATGGAAGAGATTTTTCTAGGTACATTCTCCTAATCACGTTTTTAAGGAGTATTTATCCATTAATTCATCACAAATTTAACTTATCAGAGTTAGAGACCGAATAATCTTGACTAACACttccaaaatttaaattataaagtttctaaaatatggaattaaaataatagaagAAGGTCCAAAATTAGGAATACAATCTAAAAGAGACAaaagttataaattaatatttttcttattcaacAATTAGAATTGAAAACTTTCTCTACCaacaaaattttacaaaaaCTCACAACTCTCACGTGGTTTGAGTCAAAGATCATGCTTTTTCTTCACGGGTCTTGTTGGAATtatgatttattattttatttaaattatttaatcaaatcaaatcaaatttcaAACTTTGACTGTGCTGGTGCACGCACTTCATCGGAAATAGTGCATTGTGTAAATAACAACACAGCTtattatatacaaaaaatactttcatattttaccctttttattcattttctttttgctgtaaagtttttttttgtaaaaaataactttaaaataatttgtcattcaaaaatttaaataaagggTCTAGTTTGAATTAtgtaaatacatttaaaaaaggaaaacaataaaaataattaattattttcatggagattattattaaatgaaattGATAAGAAAATGTTTCACTTATTTCACCATCCAaatctttaatattattatttttttggctTGTTTAGGATTTAAGGtataataattgaaataaatatagGTATCCCTAAAATGGTCCAAGTTAGAGTCTCAATGTTAGATCACAAATACTagaagtaaaattaaaaaaatatatataaacttaaaatctaattcaaatttataaaagtgaTTTATGAGATGATATTTGCATCTTacaagtaattttaattttaaaattattaacttattatttaatataaattatagtctaaatttattaaaagacgagaacaaattaaaaaaaatgaagattaGAAATGTGGTATTTAGTGAAAAAAGTGGAAGAGAATCTAAgataaattgaattaatttgaAGTGATTGGTCACGTTCAAAGGTAACTGAAAGAAAGGAATGAGTCAAAATTGTGGAATGTTTAAAACGGCTTTGACGAAAGGTCACGGCCATTCAAATACATTTCTCATTCATGCAACCAATTTGGTAgctacatttttttatcatatatataatatatactaTAGAACGCCACCATTACCACTacatcaaaaatatatttatttactgTATCAAGAACTTTTActctttttaattaatttagtttctagaatttcataaatttaactattattaagtatttcattttttatttaagaaaattattgttTGATTTTTCTGATGTGATGTGACATGTATagttaattttactttttcataTTCAATATATTGATAAGTCATTTTTATgcaattttttctttcaaatcgTTTCTTCCTTGAAAAATTGAAGAcgtatcacaacaaataaaacaatattGTAATTAcgcaataatataaatattaaaattaaattgatttatgtgatttaaacttttaaaaataagcattatttaaaagtttttaaaatttataattttttatttattttttattcatttggaataaaataattttgatctAACATATGATCCAGTAAGAGAATTTCTTTTTATGtccatttttttcattaaaattaaatatatattcgAGCATAAATAGTTGTAGTTTTTTAAtgatttcttttgaaaaatccaAATCTTGAATAGATATATCGGTAAAAAAATTCTATCCGACGGGATTGATATCTTCAATTCAAAAAGATTTCATGTATAAAAAAGAGTTTTTTAGggtaaaaaacataaatttactAGTAGAATTAAGcaaattcttaaataaaattttatttaaaatataattaagtcaaaataaaaaatagattttttttacatttctgAAAatcttttaaacaaaaattacatatgaatttcttaaaaattatgGAAACTGTAAGAATAATAAAGTATTATTGAAGTAAACTATTTTTACTTTCTCAACACATTCTTTCTTATACAAATTCTATTATTAGttaaagaaaacataaaagtaataaatttatagGATGTATGATGTGctaaaaaaagataattttttatatatatatgagataTCATTATCCTTAGTTAAaactattgaaaaaaaatagtaatcaTTAGGGAAATCCATCAAGattgtaaattttaataaacAGGAAAAGAAGTGTCTTAAGAATATATTACAAAGTGTGATGTGAAATTAATTCCATAAGAAAAAGGGTCATAGAATTAAATCACTTCATTTTGACCACTCATTGATTTCCCCACAAGTTTGAGACCAATTCTCTGTTTTTTACCATTCCAAATTTCCACAGACATACTCTTCATTTTCAAAGAAGCATCACTTCCCACCACTCAGCTTTTTCATTCTGCTCACATTCTTTGACTTCATAAGGCCTTCTCCGTGGTAGAAGCACAACCACTTGTTATACCCATTTTTAGTTTCACTCTGAGTTGCATGACCTTCTATCTCATAGGTCTGTAAAGTTCCCTCCTTTTGGTTTATTATATTCTCATGATTTGAACCCTCTTGTGATTCAAAGTTTATTGGTAGGTCACTTTTTCCCCTTTTAATCTTAAAAACATTGGCTTGATTGTGTTTTGATTCATctttagttttttaattgaGTCATAGAACCTTTGCCATTTTTTTTCTGGGGTTGTTTTGGCTAATTCTAGTGGGTTTGAAATTTCAGGGCCTGGAAAATTGTTTTGAAATCTGTGAAAATGAATTTACCAGGTTTTGTGTGATTTCTTTCATGCTATGGATCTGGATTGATTTTCATATAGTAGAATGAGTGAGCATTTGTTGGTGTCTTGTTATTTTCTGAGAATAATTGGGTGCATGGAGTTTATAATTCCATAGAATGGAGTAATTTGGTTTATTAGCAACAAAGCCTTTGTGATATTTATTGTGAAGATTGACCAATGACATAGGAAAGATGAAgtgatttttgttttctattttgggAGTGTGATTGACACAACACAAGCACGTACAGCTCAGGAGATTTATTAGGGACCAGTTGATTATAATGTCTACTGTTGtacttttacattttatttgcAGTCTGAGGGCAAGGAATGAGAGTGATGAGAATTGAGATGAGTGAAAAGAGACATGGAAATGAAAATGAGGGGAAATGGGAGATTGTTATCTGTATTCATGTTATTGTTTCAAGTTGTGATCACTAGagaatctaattaaaaaaataaaataatctaaaGTGGGTCAGGGAAAATTTTTGGAATTTTAGGTAGCTTTTTAAGTGGAAATTCCTTGATACCACTGAGGTCTTAATAACTTTGTTTAGGCATTTTTTTTGCAGCAAAAGCAATTTTATTCAACAACTGAGTTCTGTACAGAAGATGGGGTGTTTCACTGTCCTGAaatacaagaaggaaaagagCAATAAAATCCGATACACAAAATGTGTCAGCCATAGTAAACATGTTCCTACAGTACTACCTGAACCTCAAACTCATACTCGTTCCCTGCAATCTGCACCTTCTAGTTTTAGGAATAGAGTGAAATCCATTCATCCCATTAATAAAGTTACCAATTACAGAACGCGGGCATTATCTGCTCCATCAGCTCTTGATGTGGCCAGACAAGATACACTTACCATAGTCGAGTTCAAGGATCAAGAGGAATCAAGATACAGTGTGGGATCACTGAAGGGGCAGCATTTATCTAAACCACAACCTTTACCACTTCCATCACTCCAGGGTGGTGGTGAATTGAAAGCTACTAGCAACTTTAAGTCAGGAATAGCTAGTGGTTCTCTGCATGCTCCTGATGCAGCAGAACAGGATGCTTTGGCCTCATTTGAGTATGAGGATCAAGAAGAGTCAAAACACCGAGTTGGATTGGTGAAGGATCATTGTTCAACTAATTCACAACCTTTGCCTCTTCCATCTCGTCAGGGTGGTGCTGCTGCATTGAAGGCTAATGTCAGCTTTAAGTCGGGAATGGCTACTGCTCCTATACATGCTTGCGGACCTTTGCCTCTTCCACCTACTGGGTTGCTTAGAAACTTAACGTTTGAGGAGATTGCTGCTGCTTGTCACAACTTCTCTTCAGATCGATGCATGTCTGAATGTCTTTCTTCTACCATATATAGCGCTTCATTTGGTGATGATGCTTCAAATGCAAAGAAGTTTGAAGCCACTGTCACCCGCCTTCATTTGTCAACTCAGGTACTTTTCTTCATTCTGAATTTTTACTTTCATCTCTTGGTATCCTCATGCCTAGTAGAATGATGATTGCTCACCCTAATATATGAGGCTTCTGTTGCCAAATATAGAGAAGTACCGTCTTATCTTAAAATGGCTAGAAGTCAATGTTTCATGTACTTTTTTAATAGAAGATTGTTATGCATTTTGAAAACCATTTGAAGAGACGTATCAAGGAGTTTGGGTTTGTCAACTGGTGATGTACTATTTAACAGAAGCTTCTAAACCTTGTTCTTCTTGCTGTCCTTCCTCTTTTACTTCTCACAGCATATTTGAATGTTTTTAAACCATTTTTAAATCAAATGAGGAAAGTTGTTAAAAATTTCGTTGTTACTGATTCAAACGTAAATATGAATTTTTGTTAGCCTTGCATTGAGAGGTTTATGATTTTTGTGCCAAGACAAAAGTTTGAAAGCAGCTGAGAACTTTCTGACATGGTCTAAGTGTATGTAATGTATCTAGCAGGGACTGAAGGAATTCATAAATGATGTTAATACCCTTGCATCGTTGCAACATCCAAACCTATGTAAATTGCTAGGATTTCATGCGCGTGATGGTTCTGAACCAAGAATGTTGGTTTATGAGAGGCTATACTATGGAAGCTTGGACCACCAGTTGTTTGGGAGATCTGATGGCCCTTCAATTGATTGGAACTCACGAATGAAAGTTGCCATATGTGCTGCACAAGGTCTTACTTTCTTGCATGAAGAAGGGCCTTTCCAGGTAATAAATTTTCTGTGTTTTAGCTTAAATTTGCTGTAAACTATATGTCATATATTTATATCTTTGCTGACGGACCTCTATCAATTAATTGTAGGCAATGTATAATGAATTTTCAGCAGCCAACATTCAGATTGACAAAGATTTCAGTGCAAAGCTTTCTGGGTATGGTTGTGTTGGACGAATTCCCGAGGAAGAGATTTCCAGCAGTTCATGTGTAAGTTCATTTACTCTAAAATGCAGTGTGTGTATTATTATAAATCATGAACTATTGAAATGATATTTTCTAGCTTTGAACCTTCTTATTTGACATGTAAAAAGTTTTCCATAAGTTTTGTTCTCATTCATTCGGTTGTTACAGGCTGTAGGAAACCTGTCAGTGGAGACATTGGAAAGAGGAATTCTTACTCCAAAGAGCTATGTTTGGGGCTTTGGAATTATTCTTTTGGAGCTACTTACTGGCAGAAAGAATGTTGATAGTCATCACCCCAAGGAAGAGAGAAACTTGGTCAAGTGGAGCCGGCCTTTCCTGGCGGATGATTTTCGGCTGTCGCTGATTATGGATCATCAACTTAAAGGTCGGTATCCTCCCAAGGCAGCAAGAGCAGTAGCTGACATTGCACAAAGATGCCTCCAAAAGGAGCCGTCAGAAAGACCCCCCATGAGAACCATTGTTGAACATCTCAAAGTGGTTCAAGATATGAAGTACTCATGTTGGTTCCCACTGCAAGAACCAGCAAAACAAATGTCAAGATCGCCAAGTCTTAATGGTATCAAATGTCTCACACCTACATTGAGTTTCTCTCCCGCAGCAGCACTAGTAGCCAGACCATCAGTTTCATCTCCAAGATGG harbors:
- the LOC137819029 gene encoding probable serine/threonine-protein kinase PBL11 isoform X2; protein product: MGCFTVLKYKKEKSNKIRYTKCVSHSKHVPTVLPEPQTHTRSLQSAPSSFRNRVKSIHPINKVTNYRTRALSAPSALDVARQDTLTIVEFKDQEESRYSVGSLKGQHLSKPQPLPLPSLQGGGELKATSNFKSGIASGSLHAPDAAEQDALASFEYEDQEESKHRVGLVKDHCSTNSQPLPLPSRQGGAAALKANVSFKSGMATAPIHACGPLPLPPTGLLRNLTFEEIAAACHNFSSDRCMSECLSSTIYSASFGDDASNAKKFEATVTRLHLSTQGLKEFINDVNTLASLQHPNLCKLLGFHARDGSEPRMLVYERLYYGSLDHQLFGRSDGPSIDWNSRMKVAICAAQGLTFLHEEGPFQAMYNEFSAANIQIDKDFSAKLSGYGCVGRIPEEEISSSSCAVGNLSVETLERGILTPKSYVWGFGIILLELLTGRKNVDSHHPKEERNLVKWSRPFLADDFRLSLIMDHQLKGRYPPKAARAVADIAQRCLQKEPSERPPMRTIVEHLKVVQDMKYSCWFPLQEPAKQMSRSPSLNGIKCLTPTLSFSPAAALVARPSVSSPRWCAVPTLHLPLGACSSTFSIDELGRPETRKSSSSLCRRASVEGY
- the LOC137819029 gene encoding probable serine/threonine-protein kinase PBL11 isoform X1, yielding MGCFTVLKYKKEKSNKIRYTKCVSHSKHVPTVLPEPQTHTRSLQSAPSSFRNRVKSIHPINKVTNYRTRALSAPSALDVARQDTLTIVEFKDQEESRYSVGSLKGQHLSKPQPLPLPSLQGGGELKATSNFKSGIASGSLHAPDAAEQDALASFEYEDQEESKHRVGLVKDHCSTNSQPLPLPSRQGGAAALKANVSFKSGMATAPIHACGPLPLPPTGLLRNLTFEEIAAACHNFSSDRCMSECLSSTIYSASFGDDASNAKKFEATVTRLHLSTQQGLKEFINDVNTLASLQHPNLCKLLGFHARDGSEPRMLVYERLYYGSLDHQLFGRSDGPSIDWNSRMKVAICAAQGLTFLHEEGPFQAMYNEFSAANIQIDKDFSAKLSGYGCVGRIPEEEISSSSCAVGNLSVETLERGILTPKSYVWGFGIILLELLTGRKNVDSHHPKEERNLVKWSRPFLADDFRLSLIMDHQLKGRYPPKAARAVADIAQRCLQKEPSERPPMRTIVEHLKVVQDMKYSCWFPLQEPAKQMSRSPSLNGIKCLTPTLSFSPAAALVARPSVSSPRWCAVPTLHLPLGACSSTFSIDELGRPETRKSSSSLCRRASVEGY